The Polyangium aurulentum genomic interval CGCCCGTCTCCTTTGCGAAATTGAAAGCCTCCACCGCGGCCGACAGGGGCGTGTCGCCTCCGGAGAGCATCCGGACGCAGCGCAGCCGGCATTCGGGGCACGCGCCCGCCATGCCCACGCCGTTGTTCGTCGCCGCCGCCGCGAGCCCCGCGCATTGCGTCCCGTGCGCGCGGCCCTCGAAGCCAGGCTCGTACGTCGCGTCCGTGTCCCCGTCGACCGCGTCCAGGCCCGGATCCATCTTGGCCGCGAGATCGGGGTGATCGAGGTCGCAGCCGCTGTCCACCACCACGATGGTCGTCCCGGCATCGCCCTGCGAGATCCCCCAGGCCTCGGTCATGCGCAGGCGTTTGTCGTCGAAGTACCACTGGCCCGACAGGCGCGGATCGTCGGGCACGAAGGGCTCGGCCGTGAGCGTGGTGCGCAGGTAGAGGTTTGGCACGGCGTCGAGGACTGCGCCGCGCAGGTCGGCACGGGAGAGTCGCGCGGCCACGTCGAGCCCGTCCCCCTCGCCCTCGTCCTCGGCGAGCCAGATGCCGATCGAGGGCATGATGGGCCGCACGAGGCGGACGCCGGCGGATTCGAGATCGGCCGACGCGCCCGGGGCGATGCGCACGAGGGCGGTGCGATCGATCGAGGCCTCGATGGTGCGGTCTTCGTAGCGGAGGCGGACCGGGACCAGGGAGCGGCCGAGGGAATCGCGCGCGGCGGCCCCCAGGCGCTCGGCTTCGACGACGCGGTCGCCGTCCTCGAACGACGCCGCCCGTTCAGCGGCGTGTGCGGCGGGCGCGGCGAGCAGGAGGAGAAGAGGGACCGTCATCATCGAGGGCGAGCGCTTCATCGACGTCTCCGTGCGGCGAGGGCGGCCGACCTTTCATCGTCGATGACGGGCGGCCTGCATTGCGACGGCAATGCCGTCCTGAAGCGTGGCCTTCGTGACGATGCCTTGCAAGGATGCGTTGATCTGGACGAGCGTTCGGGCCACCTCCGAGCGTATCCCGGTGATCACCGTGCGCGTCCCGAGGAGACGCAGGCCGTTGGCGGCGGCGAGGAGCATGGAGGCGACGCTCTCGTCCACGTGCTTGAGGCCCGTGATGTCGAGGATGACGAATTCGGCGGATCGCTCGCTCGCGCCCTGGAGCATCGCCTCGATGGCCTGCTCCGCGCGGTCGGTGTCCATCGTGCCGATGAGCGGCATCACCAGGATGCGGTCCGTCACCGGGATGAGGGGCGTCGACAGCTCGAGGAGCCGGGCGCGCTGGGCGGCGATGACCTGCTCGTGCAGCGCGGTCTTCTCCGCATTCGATCGCCCTTTCTCCTCCAGCTCGAGCTCGAGCCGCTCCTTGGCGTCGCGCAGCTCCTCGGTGCGGGCCATCAGCTCGCGCAGCAGCCCCTCGCGCGCGGCCTCGGCGGCGGCGCGCTCCCGGACCTCGGCCTCGAGGCGAAGGTTCTTTTCTTGCAGCGCCCGCGTCATGCGCCTGACCGCGATGTGCGGGCGGATGCGCGCGAGCAGCTCCTCGGCGTCGAAGGGCTTGCTGATGAAATCGACGGCGCCCGCGTGGAGCCCCTGCAGCCGATGATCCCGGTTGCTCAAGGCGGTCATGAAGACGACCTGCGTGTCGGTCGTCTTCGGGTTCGCCTTGAGGCGCCGGCAGACCTCGAAGCCATCGATGTCCGGCAGCATGACGTCGAGGAGGACGAGATCCGGCTGCTCTCGCTCGATGAGGCCGAGCGCCGTGGTGCCGTCCGTGGCGACGGCGAGGTCCAGGCGCTCGCCCGACAATGCCTCGAGGAGCGTGTCGAGATTGATGGGGTTGTCGTCGACAGCGACCACGAGGCCATTGAATTGGGTCAGGTCGTCCATCCCGTGCTCGCAGCTTGCAGCGCGGACCCTATCAAGATTCGCACCAAAGTAAAGGCTGCATCGACGTCGATCCAGCAATTACATCTTCTAGGATGCGACGGAACAGCGCGATTTGCGGGGTTCGCCTTACGTTACCGCTAGTTTCGATACGCTTTGATCCTCGCTGTACAGGGTTCGGCGAAACACAGACCATCGCCTGGTGGGCGACGATGCGCACGACCGTCAGCTTATGAACACGTGCGCGGCGTTGCAGATGTGCGATCACATCGCTGGGCGTCGTTCAGAATTGCATTGACTCATGTGGCCTGGCCCAGGTTAGGATTGTTGCACGTTCGGGATCGTGCTGCTGCACGAGACGCACGGGAGGGGCTCTCCAATGGAGCTGACGGAGTACGAACTGGGGGACATCGCTTACGAGGGAAGCGAGACGCGCGTCTACCGCGCGGTGCACCGCCCTTCGGGCGCGCAGGTGGCCATCAAGGTCCCGCTGGCCGAGGTGCCGAACCCGCGCGTCATGGGGCGCCTGATCCACGAGCATCAGGTGCTCCAGCAGCTCGCGGCCGTGCCCGGGGTGGCGCGCGTGCAGGCGTTCGTGCAGCGGGACGGCACGGCGGCGCTCGTCCTCGAGAACCCCGGGTATCGCTCGCTCGATCACGTGCTCGCCCGGCAGGGGCGCCTGCCGCTCGCGGCCGGGCTACGGCTCGGGCAGCGCCTCGCGCGGGTGCTCGAGGGCGTGCACGCCGCCAACGTGATGCACAAGGACGTCAAGCCGCAGAACGTGCTCGTGGACGAGGCGTGCGACCAGATCACCCTGCTCGACTTCGGCATCGCCTCGCTCTTGTCCCACGAGGCGACCGAGGCGAGCATTCCCGAAGCGCTGGAGGGGACCCTGGCGTATATCTCGCCCGAGCAGACGGGGCGCACGGCCCGCGCGCTCGATACGCGCACCGACCTTTATTCGCTCGGCGTGACCCTCTTCGAGGTGCTGTCGGGGCAAAAGCCCTTCACCGACCGCGACCCTCTCTCGCTGGTGCACGCGCACCTGGCCAAGAGCCCGCCGGCGCTCGACAAGATCGCGCCCGAGGTGCCGGGCGCCGTGGCGGCCATCGTGGCGAAGCTCCTGGCGAAGGATCCCGAGCGGCGCTACCAGACGGCCAAGGGCGTGGCGGAGGATCTGGAGGAGGCGCTCCGCGCGCTGAACGAGCGCGGCACCGTCGAGCCCTTCGCCATTGCAAAGAAAGACTTCTCGCGGAAGCTACGCTTGCCGCAGGTGCTCGTGGGCCGGGAGCGGGACGTCGAGCGAATCGGCGAATCGTTCTCCCACGCGGCCCGCGGCGCGGCCGAGCTATTGCTCGTCGGCGGCCCCTCGGGCATTGGCAAGACGGCGCTCGTGCGCACGGTCTATCACGACATCGCGAAGGCAGGGCGCGGCCTCCTGATCGCCGGCAAGCACGACCAGCTCGCGCGGTCGACGCCGTACGCGGCGATGGCGCAAGCCTTCGGGGGGCTGATGCGTCAATGGCTCTCGAGCCCGCCGGAGGTCCTCGAGTCCTGGCAGGCTCGGATCCGGAGCGAGGTCGGGGAAAACGCGCGCCTGATTGCGGACGTGGTGCCCGAGCTCGACCTCGTCATGGGCAAGCTGCCGCCCGTGCCGCCGGTCGAGGGCGAGCAGGTGCTCAATCGGCAGAAGCTGACCTGGCTGAACTTCGTTCGAGCCGTCACGACGCCGAACCCGCCGCTCGTCATGTTCCTGGACGACATGCAATGGGCGGACAGCGCCACGCTGATCATCCTCCAGACGCTGCTGACGGACGTGGAGCGCCATTCGCTGCTCGTGATTGCGGCCTACCGTGACAACGAGACGCCGCCCGAGCATCCGCTGTGGAAGCTCGTCGAGGCGACGGAGGCGAGCGAGGCCAAGGTATCGCGATTGACGGTGGGCCCCCTGTCCGAAGAGCAGGTGCAAAAGTGGCTCTCGCGCACGCTCGAGAGCGAGCCCGGGCGCGTGGAGCCCCTCGCGCGCGTGCTGTGGCAAAAGACGCGCGGAAACCCGTTCTTTCTGGAGCAGCTGCTGCTCTCCCTGCACCGGCAGGGGCGCGTGGTGAGGGACGCGGAGACCGGGGAATGGCGCTGGAATGGGGCGGACCTCGAGCGAGCGCAGGTCACCGACAACGTGGTGGCGCTCTTGACCGACAAGGTGCGCGAGATGCCGGACGCGACCCAGCAGCTCATGGGGCTCGCGGCCTGCGCAGGGCACACGTTCCATCTCCACGATCTCGAGCGACTGAGCGGATGGGAGCGCGCCCAGGTGACGGGGGCGTTATGGCCGGCGCTGCAAGAGGAGCTGGTCGTGCCGGTCGACGGGGCCTATCGACCCGCGCAGGCGCTCGGCGGGGTGGGCGACACCGGGCTCGACGCCACGTACCGATTCTTGCACGACCGCGTCCAGCAGGCGAGCTACGAGCGGATCTCGCCGGAGCAGCGCGTCCTCGCGCATTTCGAGATCGGCCGGCGGCTGTGGGCGCGGTATCGCGCCGAAGGGGGCACGGCTTCGCAGCTCCTCGAGATTGCGCGGCACATCAACCAGGGCGCGGCGCGGCTCGCCTCCCCGGAGGAGCTCACGGACGCCGCGCGCATGAACCTGGAGGCCGCGCGCGTCGCGAAGGCCGCCAGCTCGCATCGATTGATGGCCAGCCTGCTCGACAGCGCGCAGGCGCTCCTCGGCGAGCGCGCTCATGAAGAGGAGCGCGCGCTGTCGGTGGAGATTGCCCTCGAGCGCCTGGAGGCCGCCTATCTGCTGCGCGATTTCGACGACGTCGAGGCGCGCGCCCTCGACCTGCTCGCGAAGCCCCTTCCCCCGGTGGCGTGGCTGTCGGCGCAGGAGATCCGCGTCCGCTCCTGCCTGGCGACGGGCCAGTATGCGCGCGGGATCGGGCTCGGGATCGCGGCGCTCGCGGAGCGGGGCTTCACCTTCCCCGACACGGACGAGGCGTGCCAGCCGGCGCTCATCGAGGAGTCCGCCGCGCTCGATCGATGGATCGAGGCGGACCCCGGCGCGTTCGATCGAATGCCGCCCGAGGGGTCCGTGGAGAACCGGCTCATCGACGCCCTGATGACGGGCACGCAGCTCTGCTCGATCTACGGCGGCCGGCCGATGCTCTACACGCTCATCATCGCTCGCGTCGTCTCCGAGGCGGTGCGGCGGTCGGCCCTCACGCCTGCGGCCGCGCTCATGATCAGCAGCTTCGCCAATGTGTGGTCGGTGGCCACGGGCATGTATCGCCGCGTCCTGCGCTGGGTCGAGCCCGGGGTGCGCGCCGCAGAGCGCGTGGGCAGCCCGATGCTCCCCGAATGCCTGGTGCTCCATGGCATTTACATGGTCTATTCGAGGCCCGTCGACGAGTCGGCCGCCCTCTACGAGCAGGCCATCGCGGCCGGATTGAAGATCGGCTCGTTCACGGGCACGAGCTGGGGCCTCCTGTCCGAGATCTTCTATTACCGCGCCTGGCGCGGCCTGCCCCTCGGCCAGATCGACGCGCAGTGCAAGGCTCGCTGGGATCTCGTGCAGCGCTCGGGGGACGCCGTGGGCAGGCACCATTACGAGGCGGTCGCGTCTTATTGCGACGTGCTGATGAACCCCGAGAGCGCCGCGAAGCTCCTCGACGACGAGCCACTTCCGCGAGGCTCGCAATCGCTCCTCGCGGACGGCGACGGGTTCACGGGGGGTCTCGCGCGCACCCTGGAAGCGTATCTGTTCTGCATCACCGGCAGGTGGGAGCGCGCGCTGTCGCGGGCGCGGGAGGCGGACCAGTTTCGGGCGGACATCCTCGGCATGCCGCCGGTCACGGACGTCGCCTTCTTCCTCGCGCTCTCGGCGGCGAAGCGCTGGAATGACGCCGCCGGCCCCGAGGAGCGGGCGCGGCTGCGGGAGCACATGGAGCACGGCCTCGAGCGGCTGCGCTATTTCGCGGAGGGCTGCCCGTCGAACTTCCTCCACAAGCTGCGCCTCGTCGAGGCCGAATGCGCCCGCGTCGCGGGCAAGACGGAGGAGGCGAGCGCCAGGTACGACGAGGCCATCGAGCTTTCGCGCGAGGCGCGCTTCATGCACATCGAGGCCCTCTCGATCCAGCTCGCCGCCGAGTTTCGATTCCAGATCGGCAAGACCCATATCGGCGCCCTGTACCTGCGCGAGGCGCGGGACGCCTATGCGCGCTGGGGCGCCCTCAACATGGTCGCCCATCTCGCCGCGAAATACCCCACCTTGCTCAGGCCGTCCGCGCACGCGTCGGCCGTCGAGCGCAACTCCACCACGGCGTCGACCACGACCACCACGGGCGCGAATTTCGACGTCAACACCGCGGTGCGCGCGGCGCAGGCGCTCTCGAGCGAGCTCGATCCCGATCGCGTGGTGGGCCGGCTGATGGCGCTTCTGCTGGAGAATGCGGGGGCGCAGCGCGGCGCCCTCGTGCTCAGGGACGGGGAAGCGCTCTCCGTCGTGGCGCGGCTGTCGGTGGAGGGGGCTCGCATCGAGACCGGGCTCTCGGAGCCGCTCGCGCAGAGCCTCGACGTGCCCCTGACCATCGTGCAGTACGCGGCCCGCACGGGCGAGCCTGTCGTGACGGGCGACGCGAGGAGCGACGCGCGCCTCGGCAGCGACCCCTACCTCGCCTCGCGCGCGGTGCTCTCGCTCTTGGCCCTGCCCCTGACGCACCGGGGCAATCTCGTGGGCGTCCTGTACCTCGAGCACCGCGACGCGGCGTCGGCGTTCCCTCCCGCGCGCGTGGAGCTTTTGTCGGTGCTGGCCTCGCAGGCGGCCATCGCCGTCGAGAATGCCATGCTCTACCGCGACCTCGAGGCCAAGATCCAGGAGCGCACCGCCGAGCTGCAGGCCGCCAAGGAGGCGGCCGATCGGGCGAGCCGGGCGAAGAGCGATTTCCTCTCGGGCATGAGCCACGAGCTGCGCACGCCGCTCAACGGCATCCTCGGGTATACCCAGGTCCTCTCGCGCGCGCCCGAGCTGTCCTCGAAGAGCCGCGACGGGGTGAGGATCATCCAGAAATCGGGCGAGCACCTGCTCTCCTTGCTCGAAGACCTGCTCGACCTCGCCAAGATCGAGGCTGGCAAGATGGAGCTCGTCCCGAAGAGGTTCGATTTCCACGCCATGGTGCGCACGGTCGTGGACCTGTGCCGCGTGCGCGCCGATCAAAAGGGCATCGCATTCACCCACGAGATACGCGGGGGCGCCGTCTCTTCCGTCTACGGCGACGAGAAACGCCTGACGCAGGTGCTCTTGAACCTCCTGAGCAACGCAATCAAGTTCACCGAGCGAGGGAGCGTCACCCTCGTCATCGACGAGCTGAAGCGCGGCCCCGACGAGGGCAGCGTGTTGCGGTTCCGGGTCGAGGATACGGGCCCCGGCATCCCCCCGGAGCACCTCTCGCGCATCTTCGATCCCTTCGAGCAGCTCGGCGACCACAAGTCGAAGAGCGCGGGCACGGGGCTCGGCCTCGCCATTTCGAAGTGGATCGTCGAGGAGATGGGGGGCTCGATCGAGGTCGAGAGCGAGCCCGGCCGAGGCAGCGCATTCACGGTGACGCTCGCATTCGCCGAGGGGCCCGCTTCCGTGAGCGCCGAGGCGGCCCTCGGCTGGGATACCATCCTCGGGTACAGGGGCGATCGCCGCACGATCCTCGTCGTGGACGATAACCCGCGCAATCGCGCCCTGATGAGCGATCTGCTGGTCCCGGTCGGCTTCGATGTCGTCGAGGCCGAGGACGGCGCGGCGGCGCTGCGGCTGGCGAAGGAGCGCAAGCCGGCGCTCGTCGTGATGGACCTCGTCATGCCGGGCATGGACGGCTACGAGGCCACGCGCCGCATGCGGCAGATGCCCGAGCTCGGCGACGTCGTGATCCTGGTCTCGTCGGCGAACGTGAACGGCGCCGACAGGCAGGAGGGCCCCCGCGCCGGCTGGAACGATTCGTTGCACAAGCCCGTGCAAGCGCGCGCTCTCTTCGAAAAGCTCGAGCGCTATCTCGGCCTGGAATGGATTCGCGCCGAGCAGAAGGCGCCGGCCAAGGCGGCGCAGCAGGGCGGCCCGCTCGTGCCGCCTCCGCCCGAGGAGCTCGCCCTGCTATCGCGCCTGGTGGCCTCGGGGCGGGTGCGGACGGTCGCGGCGGAGGCGGCGCGCATGGAGCAGAGCGACCCGCGCCTCGGTCCGTGGCTCGATCAGCTCAGGAAGCTCGTGCAGACCTACCAGATGCGAAAGCTGCAAGAGTTCGTCGACGGGTATGCCTCGGGCACGGCCGTGCCGGGTGAAAATATCTAGGAAGACCGGCCTCTAGGCTCTGCTGTCGCGGGCGGCGTTGCGGTGGGATTCGCGCTGCTCGCGCAGCCATGCCCGCGCGCTCGTCTCGTCGGCGAAGCCCCGGAGCATGTTGCGGGTGCCGACGAGCTGCAGCGAGCGCACGACCATCTCGAGGCCGATCCGCATCGAGAAGCTCATGCCGACGATGGCGACCACGCGATCCGGCGCGCCGCGGTAGACGTCGAGCCCCGCAGCGACGGTGCCTGGCAAGAGGACGGCGTCTATCAGCTCGATGAACACGAAGACCCGCTTCTGCCGCTTCCAGGTCGCGTGTTCCACGACGGTCAACGCACGAACCTCGTCCGCACAGACGCCGCCGCGGAAGCGATAGGCCACGAAATCCGGCTCCTCGATCCAGATCTCGTGCGCGCCGGCCCGCAGGTGGGTCTGCTCGAACGGACTCTCTTCGCTCATCGTCCCGCGAAGATCGCCCCTGCGCAACCGCGACGCAAGCCTCCTCGGCGTGTCAGTTCTTTGACGAAAGGTGTGGCGCACACGCAGACTCTTGCGTGGGGCGCGTGCGGCGGCGATTGTACGCGCGCCATGAGCGAGGTCGAGGCGTTGCAGCCGCAGGTGATCCGTGTCGGTGCGCACGAGGTCTGCGTCGAGGAGCCGGATTTCACCGCGTACCGCCTGCGCGGTGTCCTGTCGAGCGACGATGTCCGGGCGATGACCGAGGTCGAGCGCGTCACGTGGCAAGGCCGCGATCGGGTCTACCTGATCATGCGGCTTCACAACATGTCGCTGCAGCCGGGCGTGCTTTTGATGACCGCGGATCTCTACCGTGACGCGCCGACGCGCGTGGTCGCCGTCGTCGGCGCGAGCTTCTCGCTCTGGATCAGCATCGAGATGTTCGCGCGTTCGATGAAGCTGCTCGGCAAACGCGTGTCGATGCGGAATTTTCCCGACGAGGCGAGCGCCCGCGCGTGGCTGCAAGAGCAGCGCGACCGGCCGAGCAACGCGGGGCGAAAGAGCCGCCCGTCAGCCGGTTAGCGGAAGCCTGCCCGGCGGGCCAACACCTGCGCCTCGGTTCTACACTGACGAACCGAGCGCTCGTGCACCGGACGGAAATGCCGCAATGACCTGTTGCGTCAACGCACTCCGGATCCTTGACGACCGTGAAAGAGTGCGGTTTGTTTTGGATCGATGTTCGAGGCTTCGCGTGTCTTCCCGGTCGCCGCCTGTCTCGCCCTGCTCGGCTGCTCGGGCCCGGAGGGTGCCTCGGAGCGCCCGATCGCCGAC includes:
- a CDS encoding response regulator, with product MDDLTQFNGLVVAVDDNPINLDTLLEALSGERLDLAVATDGTTALGLIEREQPDLVLLDVMLPDIDGFEVCRRLKANPKTTDTQVVFMTALSNRDHRLQGLHAGAVDFISKPFDAEELLARIRPHIAVRRMTRALQEKNLRLEAEVRERAAAEAAREGLLRELMARTEELRDAKERLELELEEKGRSNAEKTALHEQVIAAQRARLLELSTPLIPVTDRILVMPLIGTMDTDRAEQAIEAMLQGASERSAEFVILDITGLKHVDESVASMLLAAANGLRLLGTRTVITGIRSEVARTLVQINASLQGIVTKATLQDGIAVAMQAARHRR
- a CDS encoding S8 family serine peptidase, translated to MKRSPSMMTVPLLLLLAAPAAHAAERAASFEDGDRVVEAERLGAAARDSLGRSLVPVRLRYEDRTIEASIDRTALVRIAPGASADLESAGVRLVRPIMPSIGIWLAEDEGEGDGLDVAARLSRADLRGAVLDAVPNLYLRTTLTAEPFVPDDPRLSGQWYFDDKRLRMTEAWGISQGDAGTTIVVVDSGCDLDHPDLAAKMDPGLDAVDGDTDATYEPGFEGRAHGTQCAGLAAAATNNGVGMAGACPECRLRCVRMLSGGDTPLSAAVEAFNFAKETGAAVVSNSWGFADPFPVPSIVRAAIEDVFDNGRGGKGAVVLFAAGNDNRAILDDEIQAVRGVINVGAINQLDDKTFFTNFGPSLDLVAPVGTLTTDIAGSDGDDPSDYTTNFSGTSSACPVAAGVAALVASAAKDKTAAEIEEILIRTARPAPYALPDGEGHDEVFGYGIVDPVAALSNALEGTTPPPAAGDPVTDEGCACRAAGGGSDAMAGGAALYVFALGLVGARRARRR
- a CDS encoding STAS/SEC14 domain-containing protein; translation: MSEVEALQPQVIRVGAHEVCVEEPDFTAYRLRGVLSSDDVRAMTEVERVTWQGRDRVYLIMRLHNMSLQPGVLLMTADLYRDAPTRVVAVVGASFSLWISIEMFARSMKLLGKRVSMRNFPDEASARAWLQEQRDRPSNAGRKSRPSAG
- a CDS encoding protein kinase domain-containing protein — its product is MELTEYELGDIAYEGSETRVYRAVHRPSGAQVAIKVPLAEVPNPRVMGRLIHEHQVLQQLAAVPGVARVQAFVQRDGTAALVLENPGYRSLDHVLARQGRLPLAAGLRLGQRLARVLEGVHAANVMHKDVKPQNVLVDEACDQITLLDFGIASLLSHEATEASIPEALEGTLAYISPEQTGRTARALDTRTDLYSLGVTLFEVLSGQKPFTDRDPLSLVHAHLAKSPPALDKIAPEVPGAVAAIVAKLLAKDPERRYQTAKGVAEDLEEALRALNERGTVEPFAIAKKDFSRKLRLPQVLVGRERDVERIGESFSHAARGAAELLLVGGPSGIGKTALVRTVYHDIAKAGRGLLIAGKHDQLARSTPYAAMAQAFGGLMRQWLSSPPEVLESWQARIRSEVGENARLIADVVPELDLVMGKLPPVPPVEGEQVLNRQKLTWLNFVRAVTTPNPPLVMFLDDMQWADSATLIILQTLLTDVERHSLLVIAAYRDNETPPEHPLWKLVEATEASEAKVSRLTVGPLSEEQVQKWLSRTLESEPGRVEPLARVLWQKTRGNPFFLEQLLLSLHRQGRVVRDAETGEWRWNGADLERAQVTDNVVALLTDKVREMPDATQQLMGLAACAGHTFHLHDLERLSGWERAQVTGALWPALQEELVVPVDGAYRPAQALGGVGDTGLDATYRFLHDRVQQASYERISPEQRVLAHFEIGRRLWARYRAEGGTASQLLEIARHINQGAARLASPEELTDAARMNLEAARVAKAASSHRLMASLLDSAQALLGERAHEEERALSVEIALERLEAAYLLRDFDDVEARALDLLAKPLPPVAWLSAQEIRVRSCLATGQYARGIGLGIAALAERGFTFPDTDEACQPALIEESAALDRWIEADPGAFDRMPPEGSVENRLIDALMTGTQLCSIYGGRPMLYTLIIARVVSEAVRRSALTPAAALMISSFANVWSVATGMYRRVLRWVEPGVRAAERVGSPMLPECLVLHGIYMVYSRPVDESAALYEQAIAAGLKIGSFTGTSWGLLSEIFYYRAWRGLPLGQIDAQCKARWDLVQRSGDAVGRHHYEAVASYCDVLMNPESAAKLLDDEPLPRGSQSLLADGDGFTGGLARTLEAYLFCITGRWERALSRAREADQFRADILGMPPVTDVAFFLALSAAKRWNDAAGPEERARLREHMEHGLERLRYFAEGCPSNFLHKLRLVEAECARVAGKTEEASARYDEAIELSREARFMHIEALSIQLAAEFRFQIGKTHIGALYLREARDAYARWGALNMVAHLAAKYPTLLRPSAHASAVERNSTTASTTTTTGANFDVNTAVRAAQALSSELDPDRVVGRLMALLLENAGAQRGALVLRDGEALSVVARLSVEGARIETGLSEPLAQSLDVPLTIVQYAARTGEPVVTGDARSDARLGSDPYLASRAVLSLLALPLTHRGNLVGVLYLEHRDAASAFPPARVELLSVLASQAAIAVENAMLYRDLEAKIQERTAELQAAKEAADRASRAKSDFLSGMSHELRTPLNGILGYTQVLSRAPELSSKSRDGVRIIQKSGEHLLSLLEDLLDLAKIEAGKMELVPKRFDFHAMVRTVVDLCRVRADQKGIAFTHEIRGGAVSSVYGDEKRLTQVLLNLLSNAIKFTERGSVTLVIDELKRGPDEGSVLRFRVEDTGPGIPPEHLSRIFDPFEQLGDHKSKSAGTGLGLAISKWIVEEMGGSIEVESEPGRGSAFTVTLAFAEGPASVSAEAALGWDTILGYRGDRRTILVVDDNPRNRALMSDLLVPVGFDVVEAEDGAAALRLAKERKPALVVMDLVMPGMDGYEATRRMRQMPELGDVVILVSSANVNGADRQEGPRAGWNDSLHKPVQARALFEKLERYLGLEWIRAEQKAPAKAAQQGGPLVPPPPEELALLSRLVASGRVRTVAAEAARMEQSDPRLGPWLDQLRKLVQTYQMRKLQEFVDGYASGTAVPGENI